A region of Methanobacterium spitsbergense DNA encodes the following proteins:
- a CDS encoding cupredoxin domain-containing protein, whose protein sequence is MEYQDVHLNNPQTIQLLYKIEAFSPSTLIVPVNTTVTWINKDPVTQNLVSDTGLFESGNLSNGQSFNYTFNQTGSYHYHSNIHPNIKGSINCKNISIN, encoded by the coding sequence TTGGAATATCAGGATGTACATTTAAACAACCCACAAACGATACAGTTATTATACAAAATTGAAGCTTTTAGTCCATCAACCTTGATTGTTCCTGTTAATACTACAGTTACATGGATTAACAAAGATCCTGTTACACAAAATCTTGTAAGTGATACTGGGCTATTTGAAAGTGGCAATTTATCTAATGGACAGAGCTTCAATTATACATTTAATCAAACTGGAAGTTATCATTACCATTCTAATATACATCCAAACATAAAAGGATCTATTAATTGTAAAAACATCTCCATTAACTAG
- a CDS encoding cyclic 2,3-diphosphoglycerate synthase, with protein MKTLRRMLCLVDGEHYFPVTKSALDMLDSLEHEEVVAVVFIGGTEKLRDSSEEGITKQLGRPVYFGEDHHKIPYTKIADIIKEYNVDVVMDLSDEPIVDYSKRFKIATVVLSLGIPYEGPDFKFYPITEHEVLKKPSLKILGTGKRIGKTAVSAYAARLIHKNNYNPCVVAMGRGGPEEPEIVHGDKIEITPEYLMEQSNKGVHAASDHWEDALMSRILTIGCRRCGGGMVGDVFITNMKKGAELANTVDSDFVIMEGSGAAIPPIKTDKHIVLVGVNQPTINIEKFFGPFRIGLADLVILTMCEEPMASNEKVQQIENFINEINPDATVISTVFRPKPLGDIKDKNVLFATTAPDSIKDVLIEHLQDFYGCNVVGTTPYLSNRPLLQKDIEKHIGQADVMLTELKAAAVDVATKDALEAGLEVIYCDNIPIVTDGNNERLKNAIINVVDSAIESFNGKNS; from the coding sequence ATGAAAACCCTGAGAAGAATGCTATGCCTAGTTGATGGCGAACACTACTTTCCAGTAACAAAATCTGCCCTTGATATGCTTGATAGTCTTGAACACGAAGAAGTGGTAGCTGTAGTATTTATTGGAGGTACAGAAAAGTTAAGAGACTCATCCGAGGAAGGAATTACTAAACAACTTGGAAGACCTGTTTACTTTGGTGAAGATCATCATAAAATACCATATACAAAAATAGCCGACATTATAAAGGAATACAATGTTGATGTTGTGATGGATCTATCGGACGAACCAATTGTGGACTATTCTAAAAGATTTAAAATTGCAACAGTTGTACTTTCACTTGGAATACCCTATGAAGGACCAGACTTTAAATTTTATCCAATCACAGAACATGAAGTATTAAAAAAACCTTCCCTTAAAATTCTTGGAACCGGTAAAAGAATCGGAAAAACCGCGGTATCAGCATATGCTGCAAGATTAATTCATAAAAATAATTACAATCCTTGTGTAGTTGCAATGGGCCGTGGAGGTCCTGAAGAACCTGAAATTGTACATGGGGATAAAATTGAAATAACACCCGAATATCTTATGGAACAGTCCAATAAAGGTGTACATGCTGCCTCAGACCACTGGGAAGATGCATTGATGAGCCGTATTCTTACCATTGGCTGCAGAAGATGTGGTGGAGGTATGGTTGGAGATGTTTTCATAACCAACATGAAGAAAGGAGCAGAACTCGCCAACACTGTAGATTCAGACTTTGTAATAATGGAAGGAAGTGGAGCAGCCATACCACCAATAAAAACAGATAAACATATTGTACTTGTGGGTGTTAACCAGCCAACAATAAACATTGAAAAATTTTTTGGACCATTTAGAATAGGGTTGGCAGATCTAGTTATTTTAACCATGTGTGAAGAACCAATGGCTAGCAATGAAAAGGTTCAACAGATTGAAAACTTTATTAATGAAATAAACCCCGATGCAACTGTAATATCAACAGTTTTCAGACCAAAACCACTAGGTGATATAAAGGATAAGAATGTTCTTTTTGCTACAACAGCACCTGATTCAATTAAAGATGTATTAATTGAACATCTCCAAGATTTCTATGGATGTAATGTTGTTGGAACCACCCCATACCTTTCTAACAGGCCACTCCTACAGAAAGATATTGAAAAACATATTGGACAAGCAGATGTTATGCTTACAGAATTAAAAGCAGCTGCTGTTGATGTGGCTACTAAAGATGCACTTGAAGCAGGTCTTGAAGTTATTTATTGTGACAATATTCCAATTGTAACAGATGGAAACAATGAAAGACTAAAAAATGCAATTATTAACGTTGTTGACAGTGCAATTGAATCATTTAATGGTAAAAATTCATAG
- the hisD gene encoding histidinol dehydrogenase: MKIIKLEDQKNQELFERSKLDAEGAMDTVKSILAAVKINGDIALKQYTEKFDMALLDVIRVEDDAIEKSLLNLDEKLINALKKAADNISKFHRAQIPDEWFIEVDEGVTAGQVIRPLDSVGCYIPGGRAVYPSTILMTVIPAKIAGVKRIICCTPPQPDGSVMDVVLAAAKVAGATEIYKVGGAQAIAAMAYGTESIPKVDKIVGPGNIFVTAAKQLVYGTVDIDFPAGPSEVLILADETANPDYIAMDMMAQAEHDPNASCVLISTSETIAMEVDKKIKEQINGMQRKEIISESLGRFGLIAIAESMDDAIEFSNKYAPEHLIIMTVEPEEVLKKINNAGSIFLGKLTPVAAGDYGSGTNHVLPTSECARMYSGLSAESFLKKPTVQRLNEKGVLNLYNMVTTLAEYEGLYAHAESFKKRVKDVENKK, from the coding sequence ATGAAAATAATAAAATTAGAAGATCAGAAAAACCAGGAACTATTCGAGCGCTCTAAGCTTGATGCAGAAGGAGCTATGGATACTGTAAAAAGTATTTTAGCTGCAGTAAAGATAAATGGAGATATTGCACTCAAACAGTACACTGAAAAATTTGATATGGCATTGTTAGATGTAATAAGGGTTGAAGATGATGCAATTGAAAAGAGTCTTTTAAATTTGGATGAAAAGTTAATAAATGCTCTTAAAAAAGCTGCTGATAATATATCCAAATTTCATAGGGCCCAGATACCTGATGAATGGTTTATTGAAGTTGATGAAGGTGTAACTGCTGGCCAGGTTATACGTCCCCTTGATAGTGTTGGCTGTTACATACCTGGTGGCAGGGCAGTTTATCCTTCCACCATACTAATGACAGTTATCCCTGCAAAAATTGCAGGTGTAAAACGCATAATATGTTGCACACCACCACAACCAGATGGAAGTGTTATGGATGTTGTTCTAGCAGCTGCTAAGGTTGCAGGTGCAACTGAAATTTATAAAGTAGGAGGTGCCCAGGCTATAGCTGCTATGGCCTATGGTACAGAGAGTATTCCAAAGGTGGATAAGATAGTTGGGCCAGGAAACATTTTTGTTACAGCTGCAAAACAGTTGGTTTATGGAACAGTTGATATAGATTTTCCTGCCGGACCATCAGAAGTATTAATATTAGCTGATGAAACAGCAAATCCTGATTACATTGCAATGGATATGATGGCACAGGCAGAACATGACCCCAATGCTTCGTGTGTGCTTATATCAACATCTGAAACTATTGCAATGGAAGTTGACAAGAAAATAAAAGAACAAATAAATGGTATGCAGCGTAAAGAGATAATATCCGAGTCTCTTGGAAGATTTGGATTAATAGCAATTGCTGAATCAATGGATGATGCAATTGAATTTTCAAATAAATATGCTCCAGAACACCTAATCATAATGACAGTTGAACCTGAAGAAGTTTTAAAGAAAATCAACAATGCAGGTTCTATATTTTTAGGAAAATTAACCCCTGTAGCTGCAGGTGATTATGGCTCAGGAACCAATCATGTTCTTCCAACATCAGAATGTGCAAGAATGTACTCCGGTCTTTCAGCTGAATCATTCCTTAAAAAACCTACAGTACAAAGATTAAATGAAAAGGGTGTTTTAAACCTATATAATATGGTAACAACCTTAGCAGAATATGAAGGTCTGTATGCTCATGCTGAGTCATTTAAAAAACGTGTAAAGGATGTTGAGAATAAAAAATAG
- a CDS encoding UPF0058 family protein, whose translation MYKDELIQIHQFLVYVLKNLEDEYTVKDECKEYICLNISPHHIHRTKAEHKYAIFVLSTAISEVIANNNGGTSTNISNGLFELVKRSKKELIKFQDDGALRYQNQKITM comes from the coding sequence ATGTACAAGGATGAGCTCATACAAATACATCAGTTCCTGGTATACGTTTTAAAGAATTTGGAAGACGAATACACAGTGAAAGACGAGTGTAAAGAATATATCTGTCTCAATATAAGCCCTCACCATATACACAGGACAAAAGCCGAACATAAATATGCTATTTTTGTACTTTCGACCGCTATTTCCGAGGTAATTGCGAACAATAATGGTGGAACATCAACAAATATTTCCAACGGGCTTTTTGAACTGGTAAAACGATCCAAAAAGGAACTAATTAAATTTCAAGATGATGGAGCATTAAGATACCAGAACCAAAAAATAACCATGTAA
- the aspS gene encoding aspartate--tRNA(Asn) ligase encodes MTDSLENFRRTHYSKEVKPEMKDQEVVLMGWIHEMRDLGGIIFVLLRDRDGVTQVTAPSKKISPELFEELKKLKKESVIAVKGRVQESGKAPGGVEIIPAELKLLSESKLPLPLDTTGNVHAEIDTRLDSRFIDLRKHNVSAIFKIKSRMLHSVRNFLESEDYTEVNTPKLVASATEGGTELFPITYFEREAFLGQSPQLYKQMMMASGFDKVYEIAPIFRAEEHDTLRHLNEVISIDVETAFTDHLDAMDILEKMVVNAITEVKNNCQDALETLEFNLQIPETPFPRIEYDEMVEMVNTAGVPMKHGEDMSRAAEKAMGDIMDGYYFITEWPTAIKPFYVMPNPENPVKSCAFDLMYKDLEISSGAMRVHNHDMLLNKLKEKGLNPDSFSRYLAAFEYGMPPHAGWGVGAERFTMTMTGLKNIRETVLFPRDRRRLTP; translated from the coding sequence TTGACAGATTCATTAGAAAACTTTAGAAGAACCCATTACTCGAAAGAAGTTAAACCAGAAATGAAAGATCAAGAAGTAGTTCTTATGGGATGGATTCATGAAATGAGAGACCTTGGAGGAATTATCTTTGTACTTTTAAGAGACAGAGATGGAGTAACCCAGGTAACAGCCCCTTCAAAAAAGATATCACCAGAATTATTTGAAGAATTAAAGAAACTTAAAAAGGAATCTGTAATAGCTGTCAAAGGACGTGTACAGGAATCAGGCAAAGCACCAGGCGGTGTTGAAATCATACCAGCAGAACTTAAACTTTTAAGCGAGTCAAAACTGCCATTACCATTGGACACAACAGGAAATGTACACGCTGAGATAGATACAAGATTAGATTCAAGGTTCATAGATCTGAGAAAACATAATGTTAGTGCAATATTCAAGATCAAAAGTAGAATGCTTCATTCTGTAAGGAACTTCCTTGAAAGTGAAGATTATACCGAGGTAAACACACCTAAACTTGTTGCATCTGCAACAGAAGGTGGTACCGAACTCTTTCCAATTACCTATTTTGAAAGAGAAGCATTTTTAGGGCAGAGCCCACAACTCTACAAGCAGATGATGATGGCTTCAGGTTTTGACAAGGTATATGAAATTGCACCTATATTCAGGGCAGAAGAACACGATACACTACGCCATTTAAACGAGGTAATATCCATTGATGTTGAAACAGCATTCACAGATCATTTGGATGCAATGGATATTCTAGAGAAAATGGTTGTAAATGCAATTACAGAAGTTAAAAATAACTGTCAGGATGCGCTTGAAACATTAGAATTTAACCTCCAAATACCTGAAACACCATTTCCAAGAATAGAATACGATGAAATGGTTGAAATGGTTAACACTGCAGGAGTACCAATGAAACATGGTGAAGACATGTCAAGGGCTGCAGAAAAGGCAATGGGAGATATCATGGATGGATATTATTTCATAACAGAATGGCCAACAGCAATAAAACCATTCTATGTAATGCCTAATCCTGAAAATCCAGTGAAAAGCTGTGCATTTGATTTGATGTACAAAGACCTTGAAATATCCTCAGGAGCAATGAGGGTTCACAACCATGATATGCTATTGAATAAACTTAAGGAAAAGGGATTAAATCCAGATTCCTTCAGCAGATATCTTGCAGCATTTGAATATGGAATGCCACCACATGCAGGTTGGGGAGTGGGAGCTGAAAGGTTCACCATGACAATGACCGGTCTTAAAAACATAAGAGAAACTGTTCTCTTCCCTAGAGATAGAAGAAGGTTGACACCATAA
- a CDS encoding NAD(P)/FAD-dependent oxidoreductase has product MNKNMELHDLAVIGAGPAGMMAAITATSNGLNTILIERNSSPGKKLLLTGNGRCNLTNTASLKEFIEKFGRRGSFLRTAFSKFSNKDLMEFFESRGLEFKIEEGGRVFPVTDDSKSVLKILETSMKKLGVKTVYNTRLTQIQNIEKKNIFIIKLDYNTVIKAKKVILATGGASYSDTGSSGDGLRIAEGSQHGVTPLNPGIVPLKTKESWVKSLQGIRLDEVKITIKHPKMVLEGDSLLFTHFGVSGPLILDNSSKIVPLLEEGSVDMILDLKPSSTTEELQEMMVGAFESHGKVDLKNYMKLLVTNRMIPIILRLTDVDGKKKMNQVSKKERNSIINLIKSFPITITGHLPLDKAIVTCGGISRNYINPNTMESKVVSGLYFAGEIIQGCAPSGGYNLQQAFSTGHLAGLLSKLD; this is encoded by the coding sequence ATGAACAAAAATATGGAGTTACATGATCTTGCAGTGATTGGAGCAGGACCCGCTGGAATGATGGCAGCTATCACAGCCACATCCAATGGATTAAATACCATTCTTATAGAGAGAAACTCATCACCTGGAAAAAAATTACTTTTAACAGGTAATGGAAGGTGCAACCTAACCAACACTGCATCTTTAAAGGAATTTATAGAAAAATTCGGTAGAAGAGGCTCATTTTTAAGAACTGCATTTTCTAAATTCTCAAACAAAGACCTAATGGAATTTTTTGAATCTCGAGGTTTGGAATTCAAAATAGAAGAAGGCGGTAGAGTTTTCCCAGTTACAGACGATTCAAAATCTGTTTTAAAAATATTAGAAACTTCAATGAAAAAACTAGGTGTTAAAACAGTTTACAATACCCGTCTAACTCAAATACAAAACATTGAAAAGAAGAATATTTTCATTATTAAACTGGACTATAACACAGTTATAAAGGCTAAAAAGGTTATCCTTGCTACAGGAGGAGCATCTTATTCAGATACAGGATCGAGTGGTGATGGTTTAAGGATTGCAGAAGGATCGCAACATGGTGTAACACCGTTAAATCCAGGTATTGTTCCATTAAAAACTAAAGAATCTTGGGTAAAAAGTCTTCAAGGAATTAGACTCGACGAAGTTAAAATAACTATTAAACATCCCAAGATGGTTTTAGAGGGCGATAGTCTTCTTTTCACACATTTTGGTGTATCAGGTCCTTTAATACTTGACAATAGTTCTAAAATTGTACCTTTACTTGAAGAAGGTAGTGTGGATATGATTCTTGATTTAAAACCATCTAGTACAACAGAAGAACTTCAAGAGATGATGGTGGGTGCATTTGAATCTCATGGAAAGGTTGATCTGAAAAATTATATGAAGTTGCTAGTAACTAATCGGATGATACCAATTATTTTGAGGCTTACTGATGTAGATGGCAAGAAGAAAATGAATCAGGTTAGTAAAAAGGAAAGGAATTCTATTATTAATTTAATCAAATCATTCCCAATTACTATTACAGGACACTTGCCTCTTGATAAGGCTATTGTTACTTGTGGTGGTATTTCACGTAATTATATCAATCCCAACACAATGGAATCAAAAGTTGTAAGTGGATTATACTTTGCAGGAGAGATTATTCAGGGATGTGCACCAAGTGGGGGATATAACCTTCAACAAGCATTTTCAACAGGACATCTTGCAGGTTTACTTTCGAAATTGGATTAG